Proteins encoded by one window of Nisaea sp.:
- a CDS encoding cytochrome c family protein, with amino-acid sequence MLRKVAMTAVLLALSVSPALAEGDAAKGEKVFRKCKACHVVDKEKNRVGPHLVGIMGRSAAGVEKFKYSKAMKAKAAEGLVWDEASLAEFLKAPKKYLKGTKMAFVGLKKQDDIDNVIAYIKAESSK; translated from the coding sequence ATGCTGCGTAAAGTCGCTATGACTGCCGTCCTCCTCGCCCTGTCCGTAAGCCCGGCACTGGCCGAAGGCGATGCCGCGAAGGGCGAGAAAGTCTTCCGGAAATGCAAAGCCTGTCATGTCGTCGACAAGGAAAAGAATCGGGTCGGCCCGCATCTTGTCGGCATCATGGGCCGTTCCGCCGCAGGCGTTGAAAAATTCAAATATTCCAAGGCAATGAAAGCCAAGGCCGCAGAAGGCTTGGTATGGGATGAAGCCAGCCTTGCGGAGTTTCTGAAGGCTCCGAAAAAATATCTCAAGGGCACAAAAATGGCATTTGTCGGTCTGAAAAAGCAGGACGATATCGACAACGTCATCGCCTACATCAAAGCCGAGAGCAGCAAGTAA